The following DNA comes from Miscanthus floridulus cultivar M001 chromosome 5, ASM1932011v1, whole genome shotgun sequence.
TCATTCCCTTTATTAGGCGGTGTCATATGCTGCTGATCTCTTGGAGGCAAGTTCTCCTGAGCTTCCTCTAATGCTGATCCACTGTCTGCTAGATCAAAGGATGTAACTCCAGTAAAGTGATTAAACCTACTCATGGAGTTTGCTACAGATCCAACACCACTCAGAAAGTCGTTGTCATAGCAAATATGGGAGTAGGGGCTCGTAACTGAATCAAGGTGATGACGCACTATCTGCTTGCATTGCTTGGACAATTCTTTGACAAACTTATAATATGAGCACCGGAGAGCAGCAAGAAAGCCAACATAACTATCCATATCTTCAACATTTTGATGATCTGTTACCCCCAAAAAAACATTTAGCAAATGGTGAAAGTACAAAGTAATAATACCACTTAGTGCTGACAATGTAAAACCTGACAGGACATGGTGGCTTATATCTTAAAAAATGGTGAAAGTACAAAGTAATAGTGCTGACAATGTAAAAACTGACAGGGCATGCTGGCTTATATCTTCAACATTTTGATTTTCTGTTAcaacccccacccccccccccccccccccccccccccccccccaaaaaaaaagggaaaaaacaTTTTAGCAAATGGTGGAAGTACAAAGTAATGTAAAAACTGACAGGACATGGTGGCTTAAAGCTTGGAAACAGTAACACTGCAATTGATCCATCTTAAATTAAAATGCAGGGAAATAAGTAGCTCGCCAGTAAATACCCATGCTGTTATAGAAAATTGATCAATAGTCATAGCAAAAGTGTGAATAATCTGAAGTTGGGGAATGCAGATGACTAAATATGTGGTAGAGAAAAATGCAATCCATACCTACCTTTTGACGAACACGTTGAACAAAATATAAGCTACATACTAACTAAACAGTGATAATTTACTTCACTATGAACCAAATGATACCCAGGCAAATGTAGAAAGCAAGATGAACCAGCATGAATAGCAAGGTCGAGCTCTTACATTGTGAGTCCTTACTGCGGTTGCGCTCCATAGCAAGATCAAACAGACTTTGTAGGACAAATGCAAGCCGGTCACATGCAGTATCAATAAGAGGAGCAAGCCATGATCGTGCAGCTGCACGAGCTATCTCAGCTGCTGCCTCAATCAACCTACTGCTTCCACCTCTTCCAGCATGGGCAAGTAGTATGTTCGCAACCTAGTGACACAAGTATATAAGTAATTCTCCCAATAAATTGTGTGTGTGTATGGTTCCAGGCTAAAGAGTACCTTCTCCCTTGACACTTGTGGGCATTCCATTGAATATGTTGCACAGCGAAATTCATGCATTACTCTCTCAAAAGCTGCACCACCATACAGCTTAAGGCTGGAGTTGGCAGGTTTTACAGGCATATTAATGCCAGGCCAGCTGCCAATACCACTATGCATTTGTTCCTCCTCAGTAGTTTTCCCCCATATTTCTGGAGCTGGATCAGCAGCTCCATCAAGTAATGCATGCTTTGATACCAAAATGAAATTCAATTAGTTGAAGTCCATCAAGTGTTAGCAACATAAACGAGAATGTTCATAAGTTGCATTGTGTTTGTAATACCAAGTGTGTGCAAATAGAAGCTGCATGAAGCATTGCCGATCTCCGGAGATGAGAGACATCAGACGTTGCTTGTAGTTTGGAATCTAGTCTCGTTAGGTCCATTGAGACTTCAGTGCACCTCTGCTCTAACAATGCCAGGGTAGCTGGAGCTGCTTCTTTGTACCTCTTCTGAAGTTCAGATTCGAGGTACCTCCTGAGGCAGCTGAACCCAATGTATGATCCATATTTCTCTTCATTGAAACCCCCTTTCACATTATCTTGCAAGTGACGTAGCACATCAATATCAACCTGACAGATCTGCCTGCGGAACTCCTCATTGGAAATTGTTCCACGGTCCTTTGGAAGAGCCACGAAGAACGGGTGGATATTATCCCCAAGGTAGCCACTTGCACTCAAGAAGGTATCGACCTCCCACCTCTCCGTGAATTCCTTCAAATGACCAAGAACAATGACATTTTCGTAAGACACAATGACACAACTTGTTCGCACTGAAGAGTGAAGACAAGCCAAGCTCAAGTACCAATTGCGCATTGTTCTACGGCATACCTTGAGGCGGTTGTCAAACTTGGAGATGACTATCATGGTGCGCCTGAAAGTGGGATCAATCTCTTTAAGCGTGTCGAGCCAGATCGATGAGCACCATTCAACGCTGCTTTGCTGGAGGAACAGAACGAGGCGGTGGGGAGGGGTCGCGAGTGACTTCACCATCGACCGTATCTCATCCGGTGTGCTCTCTGGCTCGCCTCGCTTAGCCTGCAGCAAGCAAACAATAACATCAGTCGGACAGCTGACCAACACCATCACTTTTTCCAGACGAGGTCGGACCAACACCATCACTGACGTCTGAGAACTAAGAAGCCCCAAGTTCACCTCTGTACCTTAAGCACGAAACCTGGGGTGTCGATGATTGTGAGGTTGGGGCAGTGGGCGTACTCAGCCCTCATGACGATGGGCTTGGATGAGACAGCGGCCTGGATCTTCCGGAGGTGTGATTCAGTCCGCTGCTTGATGAGGTCGGCGATGGCCGTAGCCATCACCATCGGGCTCCCGTACTCCTCGGAATCCTCCTCCTGCAACGCGCCGCACAACAAACCACGTCAAACAACCGCTCGTCGAGTTCACATTCATTACTAGACTCGATCTGGGAGAAGCAACGGGAGAAAACCTAGGAGAGGAATCGGCGCACACGCACCTGGAATCGGCATCTGGGCTCGAGGGCGGTTGGGTCGTGGACCATCTGGAGGACGAGAGGACGGCGGGTGCCCATCTCAACCTCGCGGACGTTGAAGCGGAAGCCAAGTAGCGCCTCCAGGAGGGAGCTCTTCCCATCCGACTGGCCTCCTATCGCCACTATCTCCGGGATGGGGAGCTTCTCGCCgaacgccaccgccgccgcctgcaGCCGGTTGTAAGCCTCGAACCGTGCCTTCGagtccgccgcggccgccgccgacgccgcatcTGCTGCCGGCCGTCGGGTGGATGGGGATGGTGACGGCGCCGGCGCCGATTTCAGGTTCGGCGTCCGGCTGGCCGCCGGGGACGAGAGGGAGCTGGCCGCCATGGGTGCGACCGGCAGCACTTGGGGAAGAATTTGAAATGCGGCGAGGGATCGATCAGATGGGATGGGAGCCGTTCGGGTTCGGGATAGCCGTTATATTAAGGGTAtggatcagttttttttttttgagaaactatTAATGGATCAGATGGGCTGGGCTGTTCTGTCACGGAGTTGTACAGCCCAATTAGCCCCATCGGTAAAAATGCGGCTTCAGAACCGTTGTATAGAATCATAGAATTGACGATGATGTGTTAAATCAACGTCCACGTTAAAAACGGCACTTTTCCTATATGTgcctgattttttttttggttcagACAACATTCAATTTTGTCATTGTTTAGCTATAGATCTCTTATGAGCTATCCTTTTAATTGTACTAGTTGCTCGCGTAAGATTTTTGTGAGTTATCCTTTTAGTTGCTTTTGTAAGATTTTTGTCTCAAGACTTGTAAAAATTTAGACATCTGAAATATAACAACTCCCTttaagggatcatcaaactttaTCGTACACAAAGCACAACGCAAGGTAGGTGTTCCTGGGTCAGTATTGTCTGACCCTTGTAGCAATGTCAACAAATTGCATGCCGTGCAACCCAGATACCATGGCCTCTCATGCAGAAGAAAGGCAACTGCACAAATTCACAGCACGTTGAAGAGGTCCACATAAGAAATTCTTGACAAGCCAAGCAAGTATCTAAAAGAAACACATACACAGCTGCTGCAACAACAAGGGGTTTTGCTTCTCGACAACTAAGGTCGTCACTCATTCAGCCATCAAGACTGGATATGTATAGTCTGAAAGTAATCTGTTGTCAAAATTCGATGCGCAGGATCAAAAGTTCACATCACGGCATCACCTGAACTTCTGCCGCCGTCTCAGCTCCCGCTGTATAGCCTTTTTTCTAGCCTCGTCTGAAAATTCTACACTCTCCACAGACCGAGCTTGGGGGCTTATGACACTCCCTGAAGCACCACCGCGCTGGTTTTCTCCAGGTCCATATCCTGGTGGAAAGGCTTCCAAGTTCATACTCCTTGAGCCACCAGTTCCCTGGATTCCTACAGGGCTATATCCTGGCAGGCCGACTTGGCTCGAGATGGTTGAAGGACCTGTAAACATTCTCGGCTTGTTGGTCGAAATCCACGAAGTGATATTGCCCTGATTTTCCCCAGGCCTGTATCCTGGCGGACCGACTTCTCTTGAGATGTCTGTAGGACTCATAAACACTCCCTGCTCATAACTCGTATTCCAAGAAGCACCATTGCCCTGATTTCCCTGTCCATACCCTGGCGGGCCTACTTCTCTCGAGATGGTTGTAGGACTCGTAAATGATGGACTCGTAAACGCTCTCTGTTTGCTGCTCATATACCATGGAGTCTCGTTGCCCTGGTTCTCTCCAGACCCAAATCCTGGAGGACAGGCTTCTCTTGAGATGGTTTTGGGGCTCATAAACACTCCCTGCTGGTAATTCGTAGTCCACGAAGCGCTGTTGCCCTTGTTTTTTCCAGTAAGCTCATATCCTGGTGGGGCAACTTCTCTGGAGATGGTTGTAGGACTTGTAAACATTCTCAACTCGCAGCTCGTACTGTCATTCTCCTGGTTTTCTCCAGGCCCATATCCTGGTGGACCGTCTTCTCTTGAGGTGGTCACAGGACTCATAAATACTCCCGACTCGCAGCTTGTATTCCATGAAGTGCTACAGCGCTGGTTTTCTCCAGGCCCATATCCTGATGGACCAAGTTCTCTTGAGATGGTTGTAGGACTCATAAACAATATTTGCTCACTGCTTGTATTCCAGGAAATGCCACTGCCTCGGTTTTCTTCAGGCCCATATCCTGGAGGTCCGACTTCTCTTGAGCTGGCCGCAGGACTCATAAACAGTCTTCGCTCACAGCTTGTATTCCATGGAG
Coding sequences within:
- the LOC136453230 gene encoding dynamin-related protein 5A-like isoform X1, with protein sequence MAASSLSSPAASRTPNLKSAPAPSPSPSTRRPAADAASAAAAADSKARFEAYNRLQAAAVAFGEKLPIPEIVAIGGQSDGKSSLLEALLGFRFNVREVEMGTRRPLVLQMVHDPTALEPRCRFQEEDSEEYGSPMVMATAIADLIKQRTESHLRKIQAAVSSKPIVMRAEYAHCPNLTIIDTPGFVLKAKRGEPESTPDEIRSMVKSLATPPHRLVLFLQQSSVEWCSSIWLDTLKEIDPTFRRTMIVISKFDNRLKEFTERWEVDTFLSASGYLGDNIHPFFVALPKDRGTISNEEFRRQICQVDIDVLRHLQDNVKGGFNEEKYGSYIGFSCLRRYLESELQKRYKEAAPATLALLEQRCTEVSMDLTRLDSKLQATSDVSHLRRSAMLHAASICTHLHALLDGAADPAPEIWGKTTEEEQMHSGIGSWPGINMPVKPANSSLKLYGGAAFERVMHEFRCATYSMECPQVSREKVANILLAHAGRGGSSRLIEAAAEIARAAARSWLAPLIDTACDRLAFVLQSLFDLAMERNRSKDSQYHQNVEDMDSYVGFLAALRCSYYKFVKELSKQCKQIVRHHLDSVTSPYSHICYDNDFLSGVGSVANSMSRFNHFTGVTSFDLADSGSALEEAQENLPPRDQQHMTPPNKGNESKEVLRESQLTVPETPSPDLPSDIHGGKKKDNGIPNDGGPRKRQARMAAYTNRNHHNSMISADDMGSKSGSSYSTICAISAQYFAKMREVLIERNVPSALNSGFLTPCRERLFLALGFELFAVSDDKFMDMFVAPGAVDAIQNERQSLLKRKKILLSCLNEFKNISRAL
- the LOC136453230 gene encoding dynamin-related protein 5A-like isoform X2, whose protein sequence is MAASSLSSPAASRTPNLKSAPAPSPSPSTRRPAADAASAAAAADSKARFEAYNRLQAAAVAFGEKLPIPEIVAIGGQSDGKSSLLEALLGFRFNVREVEMGTRRPLVLQMVHDPTALEPRCRFQEEDSEEYGSPMVMATAIADLIKQRTESHLRKIQAAVSSKPIVMRAEYAHCPNLTIIDTPGFVLKAKRGEPESTPDEIRSMVKSLATPPHRLVLFLQQSSVEWCSSIWLDTLKEIDPTFRRTMIVISKFDNRLKEFTERWEVDTFLSASGYLGDNIHPFFVALPKDRGTISNEEFRRQICQVDIDVLRHLQDNVKGGFNEEKYGSYIGFSCLRRYLESELQKRYKEAAPATLALLEQRCTEVSMDLTRLDSKLQATSDVSHLRRSAMLHAASICTHLHALLDGAADPAPEIWGKTTEEEQMHSGIGSWPGINMPVKPANSSLKLYGGAAFERVMHEFRCATYSMECPQVSREKVANILLAHAGRGGSSRLIEAAAEIARAAARSWLAPLIDTACDRLAFVLQSLFDLAMERNRSKDSQYHQNVEDMDSYVGFLAALRCSYYKFVKELSKQCKQIVRHHLDSVTSPYSHICYDNDFLSGVGSVANSMSRFNHFTGVTSFDLADSGSALEEAQENLPPRDQQHMTPPNKGNESKEVLRESQLTVPETPSPDLPSDIHGGKKKDNGIPNDGGPRKRQARMAAYTNRNHHNSMISADDMGSKSGSSYSTICAISAQYFAKMREVLIERNVPSALNSGFLTP